ATTTTGTAATAATAATCACGCTCTTCTATTCTCCGGTCTGTTAAATAATAACGACAGGGGTTGAGGCTATGATCGTTACATAACTTTATTTTGCAGTTCATCAATGGTCAGCGGCGCCGAACCCTCGTAATGATTGTTCACATTGACATACAGAGTCTGCCCGGCCAGTTCAAATTTTTTTATAATGCCCGCCATCTGCTCCAGCTCGTTATCCCTGCGGTTAACACGCTGGTTCCAGACTTTGCCGGTTTGCTGTTCAATGCCTTTGCGGTCCGGGCCGTGCAGACGAAAGACAAACGGCCGGGTGTCCGCGATAAAATTCTGATAAATAATCTGAAACATTTTCCCCGGAATATAGAATCCCGGCCCAGGATCGG
This genomic window from candidate division KSB1 bacterium contains:
- a CDS encoding DUF72 domain-containing protein codes for the protein MFQIIYQNFIADTRPFVFRLHGPDRKGIEQQTGKVWNQRVNRRDNELEQMAGIIKKFELAGQTLYVNVNNHYEGSAPLTIDELQNKVM